The Zingiber officinale cultivar Zhangliang chromosome 9A, Zo_v1.1, whole genome shotgun sequence genome window below encodes:
- the LOC122021173 gene encoding plasma membrane-associated cation-binding protein 1-like: protein MVNYWKAKVLPTIKKVFDTNGKKAAAAEASKSFDQSKEDISKEFEEKKGELQPKVVEIYEASAVEIKTLVKEPTKQGLKKKSTGVVSFIEELVKIEFPGSKPVSEAASKYGAGLVSDPVIFIFEKVTTLLPAEEPPAPAEPAAAVETEDKEITPEAAEEIKKEAAEKEAAATPAAEAPPPPPAADPAPAAEPAAEPAKA from the exons ATGGTCAATTACTGGAAAGCTAAGGTCCTTCCGACCATCAAGAAAGTCTTCGACACCAACGGCAAGAAAGCCGCCGCTGCAGAGGCGTCCAAGTCCTTCGATCAATCAAAG GAGGATATCTCAAAGGAGTTCGAGGAGAAGAAGGGCGAGCTGCAACCCAAAGTCGTGGAGATCTACGAAGCTTCTGCTGTTGAGATCAAG ACTTTAGTCAAGGAACCTACAAAGCAAGGACTGAAGAAGAAATCCACCGGCGTCGTAAGCTTCATCGAAGAACTAGTAAAGAtcg AGTTCCCTGGCTCGAAGCCGGTGAGCGAGGCCGCCAGTAAGTACGGCGCCGGCCTCGTCTCCGATCCGGTGATCTTCATCTTCGAGAAGGTCACGACCTTGCTCCCCGCCGAAGAACCTCCTGCTCCCGCAGAGCCAGCGGCCGCGGTCGAGACTGAAGACAAGGAGATCACGCCGGAGGCGGCGGAGGAGATCAAGAAGGAGGCCGCCGAGAAGGAGGCGGCGGCGACCCCAGCTGCAGAAGCTCCCCCGCCGCCCCCCGCCGCCGATCCGGCACCGGCGGCAGAGCCGGCGGCTGAACCCGCCAAGGCTTGA